A window from Opitutia bacterium ISCC 52 encodes these proteins:
- a CDS encoding DUF4032 domain-containing protein, giving the protein MMTLNSSSHDKSEIVKRSSLYQEFLAEREEVLRHKWLESERMGEDIGFEAALLDWVRNHRISWRNARNLNPSGSRKTFGGEE; this is encoded by the coding sequence ATGATGACTTTAAATTCCAGTTCCCATGACAAAAGTGAGATTGTTAAGCGCTCCAGTCTATATCAGGAATTTCTGGCAGAGAGAGAAGAGGTATTAAGACACAAGTGGTTGGAATCTGAGCGCATGGGTGAAGACATCGGCTTTGAAGCTGCACTGCTTGATTGGGTTCGCAACCACCGGATAAGTTGGCGTAACGCTCGAAATCTCAATCCATCAGGCTCCCGGAAGACGTTCGGGGGAGAGGAATAG
- a CDS encoding triose-phosphate isomerase, with protein sequence MPIRPHLAVANWKMAMTLDQCRAFAQEFEEEMGDLIGKMQVILCAPATAMSTLAEALQDLPMVDPGAQNSSAFPDPEHSGEISAELLADAGCVWCMVGHWEMKVRMNKSDEELNRELHAVFKSGMRPIILVGESETDKGTPANDLVDRMETMLAGVTAEQIATAMMVYEPEWAIGADEPAPPEYIAERATFMRNWMIERFGEEAIQPIPMIYGGAVFPDNAAWLLSTPDIDGLGAGRKSRDAKEFASIAKIVGKAFDLI encoded by the coding sequence ATGCCTATAAGACCTCACCTTGCCGTTGCCAATTGGAAGATGGCCATGACCCTGGACCAGTGTCGTGCTTTCGCCCAGGAATTTGAAGAAGAAATGGGAGACCTGATTGGTAAGATGCAGGTAATTCTTTGTGCTCCGGCTACTGCCATGTCGACCTTGGCTGAAGCGCTCCAGGATCTTCCGATGGTTGATCCTGGAGCTCAGAACTCCTCAGCCTTTCCCGATCCGGAACACAGCGGTGAAATTTCTGCTGAACTTCTAGCCGACGCCGGATGCGTTTGGTGTATGGTAGGTCACTGGGAAATGAAGGTGCGGATGAACAAGTCGGACGAGGAGTTAAACCGCGAGCTGCATGCCGTATTCAAGAGCGGCATGCGTCCGATCATCCTGGTGGGCGAATCGGAGACCGATAAGGGCACTCCAGCTAACGACCTGGTCGATCGTATGGAAACCATGCTTGCCGGAGTCACCGCCGAACAGATTGCCACCGCCATGATGGTATACGAACCGGAGTGGGCTATCGGCGCTGACGAACCGGCTCCTCCTGAATACATCGCTGAGCGTGCAACCTTTATGCGGAATTGGATGATCGAGCGATTCGGAGAAGAAGCGATTCAACCTATCCCCATGATCTATGGCGGAGCGGTCTTCCCCGACAATGCGGCCTGGTTGCTATCGACCCCCGATATCGATGGTTTAGGCGCTGGACGAAAAAGTCGTGACGCTAAGGAGTTCGCCAGTATTGCAAAAATTGTGGGTAAGGCTTTTGATCTGATTTGA
- a CDS encoding sulfatase, with product MRFAVLILLTFLFCSPLRLLAESKPNILFFFADDWGRYASIYADPDKPSMNDVIETPHIDRIGREGLVFENAFVPVASCNPCRSSLATGRYFWNCGSGAFLNAGGSSWTADNNPFSRLPKFVDGLTDSGYHTARSGKTFAFTPTKTSGKQRSLPVHQDKFPRYGLYVGEATDEAERQKRHDYVIERTRHEIKKALLGTPEGKPFFFVFGPINVHRPYVADSGENLWGINPDDLKGLIPKFLPDVDDIRRDFADYLGEVLALDLMLGVMLEELEASGELDNTLIILSGDHGIPGVPRGKTECYDLGIQAPLLMRWPGHIRPGRTVEDFVSLMDLGPTLLELAGADIPESMTGRSFFEQIKSQESGWVDPTRDHVIIGRERHYHSARDGNLPYPMRALRNKDYLYIKNFKPNRWPLGDPFSWNTDQKPSYDELHTQTAVTTTDLDASLTKAYLFTYPDDHFELAFGKRPAEELYDIKNDPDQLNNLAEDPSKANVLKKLRQRVDAVMLATNDPRLTDSFDYLPYSDPSKPRVRVRR from the coding sequence ATGCGATTCGCTGTATTGATTCTCCTAACGTTTCTGTTTTGTTCACCTCTCAGGTTGTTGGCTGAAAGCAAGCCGAACATCCTCTTCTTCTTCGCCGATGACTGGGGGAGGTATGCGAGCATTTATGCCGATCCCGATAAGCCCTCCATGAACGATGTGATCGAGACACCCCATATCGATCGTATTGGCCGTGAAGGCTTGGTGTTTGAAAATGCCTTTGTCCCGGTCGCGTCCTGTAATCCTTGCCGGTCTTCCTTGGCGACGGGCCGTTATTTCTGGAATTGTGGTTCAGGCGCCTTCCTGAATGCGGGCGGCAGTAGCTGGACGGCAGACAACAATCCATTCTCCAGACTGCCTAAATTTGTGGATGGCCTGACCGATTCTGGCTACCACACAGCGCGCTCCGGAAAGACCTTTGCTTTCACTCCGACCAAGACGTCTGGCAAACAACGATCTCTGCCGGTCCACCAGGACAAGTTTCCCAGATACGGATTGTATGTGGGGGAGGCCACCGATGAAGCCGAAAGGCAGAAACGCCATGACTATGTGATTGAGCGCACCCGCCATGAAATAAAGAAAGCACTCCTGGGCACACCCGAAGGGAAACCCTTCTTCTTTGTGTTCGGTCCGATCAATGTGCACCGTCCCTATGTTGCCGATTCAGGAGAGAACCTGTGGGGCATCAACCCGGATGATCTGAAAGGGCTCATTCCTAAATTTCTGCCCGATGTGGATGACATTCGGCGCGACTTTGCCGACTATCTGGGAGAAGTCCTGGCCTTGGACCTGATGCTCGGTGTAATGCTGGAAGAATTGGAGGCATCGGGTGAACTGGATAACACTTTGATCATACTCTCAGGCGATCATGGCATCCCTGGAGTTCCGCGCGGTAAAACCGAGTGTTACGATCTGGGGATCCAGGCACCCTTACTCATGCGATGGCCGGGGCATATAAGGCCGGGCCGCACGGTAGAGGACTTTGTCAGCCTGATGGACCTGGGGCCAACCCTGCTTGAGCTGGCAGGAGCAGACATTCCCGAAAGTATGACGGGCCGCAGTTTTTTCGAACAAATCAAGAGCCAGGAAAGTGGCTGGGTGGATCCCACCCGAGACCACGTCATTATAGGTCGGGAGCGCCATTACCACAGTGCACGAGACGGTAATCTACCATACCCCATGCGAGCCTTGCGCAATAAAGACTACCTCTATATCAAAAACTTTAAGCCTAACCGCTGGCCACTGGGAGATCCCTTTAGCTGGAATACCGATCAGAAGCCCTCCTACGACGAGCTGCATACGCAGACGGCCGTTACTACGACCGATCTGGATGCCAGCCTGACCAAAGCCTACCTGTTCACCTATCCGGATGATCACTTCGAACTCGCCTTCGGTAAACGGCCAGCTGAAGAACTCTACGATATAAAAAACGACCCCGACCAACTGAACAACCTCGCTGAGGATCCTTCAAAAGCTAACGTATTGAAAAAACTGAGACAGCGAGTGGATGCAGTGATGCTCGCCACCAACGATCCCCGGTTGACGGACAGCTTTGATTACCTCCCGTACTCCGACCCAAGCAAACCTCGCGTCAGAGTGCGTCGTTAA
- a CDS encoding immunoglobulin domain-containing protein, which translates to MNTSNMGNHCPKLLSPSRKSLHFLILLVWAPLLYAQPSISTQPISQRIPEGSSVTFSVTADDSNPISFQWRKNGINLEGETDGQLQLTNIQKEDVGWYDVVATDPTGSTTSNRAGLSAIIDIDPPFDPSMTLASENGDLTLSWEGEGVLEMSDDLTEDSWESVSESSPSKINPASEDHAFYRLRNPQPRSVPITLPPGYDGESLLPMIVMLHGYSEFPNYINGYMKIHAQAANYDLIYASPDGIRGPGGNNFWDATDACCNFVNSEADDVAFLHSFVVEAMNTLSVDPNRIYFAGHSNGGFMSYRMACEYPNLVAGIASLAGATFRNADDCTPSEPVNILQIHGTADFVIRYNGGSTGRSPYPGALQTIQTWGTYNGCENLISDATASLDLDFNLGGLDTTVTKFTDYPPGGAVELWTINNGGHSPSITAGQNISEFPVRVIEWLLAHPKP; encoded by the coding sequence TTGAATACATCTAATATGGGTAACCATTGTCCGAAATTATTAAGTCCCTCGCGGAAGAGCCTCCATTTCCTGATCCTCCTGGTTTGGGCGCCACTGCTCTATGCCCAACCTAGTATCAGTACCCAACCGATTTCACAGCGAATACCTGAAGGATCATCTGTTACTTTTTCGGTGACGGCCGACGACTCCAATCCCATTAGCTTTCAATGGCGCAAGAATGGAATCAACCTGGAAGGCGAAACGGATGGACAACTGCAGCTAACGAATATTCAGAAGGAAGACGTCGGTTGGTACGATGTGGTAGCTACCGATCCCACAGGGTCTACCACGAGTAACCGGGCTGGCCTATCCGCAATCATCGATATCGATCCGCCCTTCGATCCCAGCATGACCTTGGCATCCGAGAATGGCGACTTGACCTTGTCCTGGGAAGGGGAAGGCGTGCTGGAAATGTCCGATGATCTGACAGAGGATTCCTGGGAATCAGTTAGCGAATCCAGTCCAAGTAAAATCAATCCCGCGAGTGAAGATCATGCATTTTACCGGCTTCGGAATCCACAGCCCCGATCGGTTCCGATCACATTGCCTCCCGGTTATGATGGGGAATCCTTACTGCCCATGATCGTAATGCTACATGGCTATTCGGAGTTTCCGAATTACATCAATGGCTACATGAAGATTCACGCCCAGGCAGCGAACTATGACCTCATTTACGCCTCGCCCGATGGAATCAGGGGGCCGGGCGGGAATAATTTCTGGGATGCTACCGATGCCTGCTGCAACTTTGTTAACTCAGAGGCCGACGACGTCGCCTTCCTCCATTCATTCGTTGTCGAGGCGATGAATACGCTGTCGGTGGATCCCAATCGCATTTATTTTGCAGGGCATTCAAACGGTGGATTTATGTCCTACCGCATGGCCTGTGAGTACCCCAACCTCGTTGCAGGTATTGCCAGCCTCGCAGGGGCCACCTTTAGAAATGCGGATGATTGCACGCCATCCGAACCCGTTAACATTCTCCAGATCCATGGCACCGCCGACTTCGTGATTCGTTACAATGGTGGAAGCACGGGGCGATCCCCCTACCCTGGCGCACTGCAAACCATCCAAACCTGGGGAACCTACAACGGCTGCGAAAATTTGATAAGTGATGCGACAGCAAGCCTGGATCTGGATTTTAACCTAGGGGGGCTCGACACCACGGTTACGAAATTTACGGACTATCCTCCAGGAGGTGCGGTGGAGCTTTGGACGATCAATAACGGAGGTCACAGCCCAAGTATCACAGCCGGACAAAATATAAGCGAATTCCCGGTCAGAGTCATTGAATGGCTACTCGCCCACCCCAAACCCTGA
- a CDS encoding sulfatase-like hydrolase/transferase codes for MKYLLILSLFLGSIVVADDRPNIILILIDDQDWSSIGAFGGDTYTPHLDRMATEGMKFTQAYVSSGVCTPSRYSFATGRYAGNSYSKHYEEAVGGPDQQGHPSFNLAIEPDGMNVGKVLSDAGYQTGWVGKYHIESEEDFPEFYQGKDGFRKFPKRGLEDNAETTAIFAHNEQIMRRYIRSLGFSWVKHTYRGNMGSPYNHHNPEWTTEAALEFIEENQGRPFYLHYCTTLLHGGEGSWRKSMDFPTSSGEGSLSSLPQVMTPRKELLAQVEAAGFDPNSKTAGEAWIDDAIGAVFKKLKQLGIDDNTLVLFAPDHGRRGKGSVYAADGLNVPMIARWPAKTPANAVSHEMVQNVDWVPTVFDAAGVRAPDAYRMDGNSFLPILRGEENAKGRDHVYLEMGYARGVATKRWKYAAVRYTEEQIKVIKQSSLENLPRALSYIGRLGIGVRGADRPGFWDGDQLYDLKADPEELNNLAEDLRYRSQLNTMRRLLKADLVKMGRPFGEFVPGGNARPGGMVDEQIALVKTLKIQGKTVTLPEAAKLPHEKTDSRASRKAERERRKAARSAN; via the coding sequence ATGAAGTATCTTCTAATTCTCAGTCTTTTCCTGGGTTCGATCGTGGTAGCCGATGATCGACCGAATATTATTCTCATACTCATCGACGACCAGGATTGGTCCAGTATCGGGGCCTTCGGTGGTGACACTTATACTCCTCACCTGGATAGAATGGCGACAGAAGGGATGAAGTTCACCCAGGCCTATGTAAGTAGTGGAGTATGCACACCCTCTCGTTACAGTTTTGCCACCGGACGTTACGCAGGGAATTCCTACAGTAAGCATTATGAAGAAGCTGTTGGTGGTCCTGATCAGCAAGGTCATCCCAGCTTCAACCTGGCGATTGAGCCCGATGGCATGAATGTCGGGAAGGTGTTAAGCGATGCAGGTTATCAAACCGGTTGGGTGGGCAAGTACCACATCGAGTCGGAGGAGGATTTTCCGGAATTCTATCAAGGAAAGGATGGGTTTCGAAAGTTCCCGAAACGAGGATTGGAAGATAACGCGGAAACAACGGCGATATTTGCTCACAATGAACAAATCATGCGCCGCTATATCCGGAGTTTGGGATTTTCATGGGTAAAGCATACTTATCGCGGCAACATGGGTTCGCCTTACAATCATCACAATCCAGAGTGGACCACGGAAGCGGCTTTGGAATTTATCGAAGAGAACCAAGGCCGTCCGTTCTATTTACATTATTGCACAACACTCCTGCATGGAGGCGAAGGGTCATGGCGCAAGTCGATGGACTTTCCTACTTCCTCGGGCGAGGGAAGCTTATCTTCACTACCCCAAGTAATGACGCCCCGGAAGGAATTGTTGGCGCAAGTAGAGGCAGCCGGGTTTGATCCCAATAGTAAGACCGCCGGAGAGGCGTGGATAGACGATGCCATTGGTGCTGTATTCAAAAAGCTGAAACAGCTCGGCATCGATGATAATACGCTGGTCCTGTTTGCTCCCGATCATGGACGACGTGGTAAAGGATCCGTTTACGCCGCTGATGGACTTAACGTTCCAATGATTGCTCGCTGGCCTGCAAAAACTCCTGCCAACGCGGTAAGCCATGAAATGGTTCAGAATGTGGATTGGGTACCGACCGTTTTCGATGCGGCCGGAGTTCGTGCCCCGGATGCCTATCGTATGGATGGAAACAGTTTCCTTCCGATTTTGCGTGGGGAAGAAAACGCAAAAGGCCGTGATCATGTATATCTGGAAATGGGCTATGCACGAGGCGTAGCGACCAAGCGCTGGAAATACGCAGCCGTGCGCTATACCGAGGAGCAGATCAAAGTGATCAAGCAATCCAGTTTAGAAAATCTACCAAGAGCCTTATCCTATATTGGTCGCCTGGGTATTGGTGTGCGTGGTGCGGATCGTCCAGGGTTTTGGGATGGCGACCAGCTTTACGATCTGAAGGCCGATCCGGAGGAACTTAATAATCTGGCTGAAGATCTTCGCTATCGTTCCCAGCTAAATACCATGCGTAGGCTGTTAAAAGCGGACCTTGTGAAAATGGGTCGGCCCTTCGGAGAATTTGTTCCCGGAGGGAACGCCCGGCCGGGTGGAATGGTGGATGAGCAAATTGCGCTTGTGAAAACCTTAAAGATACAGGGCAAAACAGTGACCCTTCCAGAAGCAGCCAAGTTGCCCCACGAGAAAACCGATAGCAGAGCCTCTCGAAAGGCCGAACGCGAACGGCGGAAAGCAGCCCGTTCTGCTAATTGA
- a CDS encoding ORF6N domain-containing protein: MQTYQQPEIYTVRGLPVVIDSDLANVYGVRTGAFNQAVKRNIQRFPKEFAFQLTHEQFRNLISQSVTSSRHGGRRTPPWVFTEHGALMAATILNSNEAVAMSVYVIRTFVEMREQITANAAILNRLAEVEKTLLEHDNTLWDIYQKLLPLIAPSTDERNKRIGFRTKEPKAKYKRKASQKK; encoded by the coding sequence TTGCAGACCTATCAACAACCTGAAATCTACACCGTTCGTGGACTACCTGTTGTAATAGATAGCGATCTCGCAAACGTCTATGGCGTTCGAACCGGAGCGTTCAATCAGGCGGTTAAAAGGAACATTCAAAGATTCCCGAAGGAGTTTGCGTTTCAACTTACCCATGAACAGTTTAGAAACTTGATATCACAATCTGTGACATCAAGTCGTCACGGTGGAAGGCGCACGCCACCATGGGTATTTACAGAGCATGGTGCTCTTATGGCCGCTACCATTTTAAATTCAAATGAGGCGGTTGCAATGAGTGTTTATGTGATCCGTACCTTTGTTGAGATGAGGGAGCAAATAACCGCCAACGCCGCGATTCTCAATAGATTGGCCGAGGTTGAAAAAACGTTGTTGGAGCATGACAATACTCTTTGGGACATATACCAGAAACTATTACCGTTGATTGCGCCTTCTACTGACGAACGTAATAAACGGATTGGGTTTCGGACTAAAGAACCTAAAGCGAAGTACAAACGCAAAGCGTCACAAAAGAAATAG
- a CDS encoding NIPSNAP family protein — protein MKLISLFSFIVLLLNLISLTSVQAHDTRVYELRTYYANEGKLDDLVARFRDHTTALFAKHGIENVGYWVPKDNPENKLIYIIAFPSRLDQESMWKSFQADPDWKAAAKASSVNGRLIKKIDAVFMQTTGYSMPIKKIQASPERLFELRTYICNEGMRRHLDARFQDHTIGLFEKHGIENIAYFHPMPDQEGGTSTLIYIVAHESEEGREVAFAGQRADEDWKTAAAASVERAGGRMVIEGGVTGELIVPTDFSAMK, from the coding sequence ATGAAACTCATTTCTCTCTTCTCGTTTATCGTCCTGTTACTTAATCTCATCTCTTTGACGTCTGTTCAGGCTCATGACACGCGTGTTTACGAATTGCGAACCTACTATGCGAATGAGGGCAAACTAGACGACTTGGTAGCTCGGTTCCGGGATCATACCACCGCATTGTTTGCGAAGCACGGCATAGAGAATGTCGGATACTGGGTTCCAAAAGACAATCCGGAGAACAAGTTGATCTACATTATCGCTTTCCCGAGTAGGCTGGATCAGGAGTCGATGTGGAAATCCTTTCAAGCCGATCCCGATTGGAAGGCGGCTGCCAAGGCATCGTCAGTAAACGGAAGGCTGATCAAAAAGATAGACGCTGTGTTTATGCAGACGACCGGATATTCAATGCCGATCAAGAAAATCCAGGCCTCTCCTGAGCGTCTATTCGAGCTTCGGACCTATATCTGCAACGAGGGCATGCGGCGTCATCTGGATGCTCGTTTTCAAGACCATACGATTGGTCTATTTGAGAAACATGGAATTGAGAATATCGCCTATTTCCATCCGATGCCTGATCAGGAGGGCGGAACAAGCACGTTAATCTATATTGTGGCTCACGAAAGTGAAGAAGGGCGCGAAGTGGCCTTCGCAGGTCAGCGGGCAGATGAAGACTGGAAGACGGCTGCCGCTGCGTCCGTAGAGCGTGCGGGTGGCAGAATGGTGATCGAAGGAGGAGTGACAGGCGAGTTGATCGTTCCGACTGACTTTTCCGCCATGAAGTGA
- a CDS encoding arylsulfatase: protein MRKLTLFILINALSCFAIEHPNVIILITDDQGYGDLSCHGHPILETPAFDALHRESVRLDNFHVAPVCTPTRSELMTGLYAIRNKASTVPSARNWMRRDIVTMPEIFQANGYATGLFGKWGLGDAYPNRPMDRGFTHSIWHKGWGLASENEYDNDYYYTRYLDGTEVKYSDRFCANLWFDEAMEWMDQKMEAKQPFFTYIALNTPHSPFHPLQEDYEKYKGKVDDERIAKFYGLIANADENFGRLEDWLEGRDAKEDTIVIFMNDNGTALGADIFNAGMRGRKGSGYEGGHRAFCFLRWPNGDLGSPRTIGTVSHIVDLVPTFVDLLNFKLPATAEPFDGYSLVPVFKDAAALEDRKAIVQFGGRTKPEKYFRSSVMWKDWRLQGDSELYNLDADPGQTVNVFAKHPDIVRELKGHYDAYWASIEESIDVIEPIIVGNPAEPITNLTCSNWFDVDFDNRDKVAGADSMGGPWYIEVERGGNYRVQLSRWPFYMNRPLSAIGPGETIGGMPIDPGVALPIASGTLSLNGGDRIVAMPEDEGTLIEFTIEIPAGKHTLQAWFHDASGKPLSGAFYATLALLPN from the coding sequence ATGAGAAAGTTGACGCTATTCATTTTAATCAACGCTCTGAGTTGTTTCGCGATAGAGCATCCAAACGTCATAATCCTCATTACCGACGATCAAGGCTACGGTGACCTTTCATGCCACGGGCATCCCATCCTTGAGACACCTGCCTTCGATGCGCTACACCGGGAGAGCGTTCGCTTGGATAATTTTCACGTCGCACCTGTCTGCACGCCGACTCGAAGCGAACTTATGACCGGTCTGTATGCGATCCGCAACAAAGCAAGCACGGTGCCATCCGCCCGCAATTGGATGAGACGCGACATCGTAACCATGCCAGAGATATTTCAGGCCAATGGATACGCGACAGGATTATTTGGTAAGTGGGGTCTTGGAGACGCCTATCCCAACCGGCCAATGGATCGCGGTTTCACGCATTCCATTTGGCACAAAGGCTGGGGATTGGCATCGGAAAATGAATACGACAACGATTATTACTATACCCGGTACTTAGACGGGACTGAGGTCAAGTATTCCGACCGTTTTTGCGCCAACCTTTGGTTTGATGAAGCGATGGAATGGATGGACCAGAAAATGGAAGCCAAACAACCTTTTTTCACCTACATCGCTCTGAATACACCTCACAGTCCTTTTCATCCACTTCAAGAGGATTATGAGAAATACAAAGGTAAGGTCGACGACGAGAGAATTGCCAAATTCTACGGGCTCATCGCCAACGCGGATGAGAATTTTGGAAGACTGGAGGATTGGCTCGAAGGAAGAGACGCAAAAGAAGACACGATTGTCATCTTTATGAATGACAATGGAACCGCCTTAGGCGCTGACATCTTCAACGCTGGTATGAGGGGCAGAAAAGGGTCTGGCTATGAAGGCGGCCATCGAGCGTTCTGTTTTCTTCGCTGGCCCAATGGCGACCTGGGTTCACCGAGAACGATAGGAACGGTTTCTCACATCGTTGATCTTGTTCCGACATTCGTCGATTTGTTGAATTTCAAATTGCCAGCTACTGCAGAGCCATTTGATGGATACTCTCTTGTGCCCGTCTTCAAAGACGCAGCTGCTTTAGAAGATAGAAAGGCAATTGTTCAATTCGGGGGCAGAACGAAGCCGGAGAAGTACTTCAGGAGTTCAGTGATGTGGAAAGACTGGCGTCTGCAAGGTGATTCAGAACTCTATAACCTGGATGCAGATCCTGGTCAGACGGTAAATGTCTTCGCCAAGCATCCTGACATCGTTCGCGAGCTGAAGGGACATTACGATGCCTATTGGGCTTCCATAGAAGAATCTATCGATGTGATAGAACCTATTATTGTCGGCAATCCGGCAGAGCCCATCACCAACCTTACCTGCAGCAATTGGTTCGATGTGGATTTCGATAACCGCGACAAAGTTGCCGGGGCAGACTCTATGGGTGGACCTTGGTATATTGAAGTAGAAAGAGGCGGCAATTATCGTGTGCAACTTAGTCGCTGGCCTTTTTACATGAATCGTCCTCTTTCGGCAATCGGTCCTGGAGAAACAATCGGGGGAATGCCCATCGATCCGGGTGTAGCCTTGCCCATCGCTTCAGGAACGCTTAGCTTGAATGGGGGAGACAGGATTGTGGCTATGCCTGAGGACGAAGGTACTCTGATCGAATTCACTATTGAGATACCTGCAGGCAAACACACGCTTCAAGCTTGGTTCCACGATGCCTCAGGTAAACCGCTTTCTGGAGCCTTTTACGCAACCTTGGCACTACTACCAAATTAG
- a CDS encoding dihydrodipicolinate synthase family protein yields the protein MNRKQFILSSMGAGMFALLPDQASSTPSDQRADSSGGQSIPRKAIIPAALTSFDKDGKIDYQDFNRHISSLADVEGVTAIMVNGGSGLDKTLTREERRKLLGVALAAVDNRVPVLAAVRESDTIHKLAPLAKDAQKEGAQAMTIMPPSNEQGFNWDAAKMRFEEACSASDLPVVIYQTRYETDVLVRLAKTFPVVGVKEGSRDPSTFESNLRALRGLKRNIAVWSTHSRWLLADLAIGADGILSGMGSITADLHVALAEAVHRSDLNAARKINDQIFPLTQVFYRPGQNAHVRMMYALKKLGRQKHGFVRSPYEPLDAGERSRIDQALVRGGLL from the coding sequence ATGAACCGAAAACAATTTATTCTTTCGTCGATGGGAGCTGGTATGTTCGCGTTATTACCAGACCAGGCTTCTTCAACTCCATCAGACCAACGGGCAGACTCATCAGGTGGGCAATCCATTCCCCGCAAAGCTATAATCCCTGCTGCACTTACCTCGTTTGATAAAGACGGTAAGATCGACTATCAGGACTTCAATCGACACATCAGCTCCCTGGCAGATGTAGAGGGTGTAACCGCGATTATGGTAAACGGAGGTTCGGGGCTCGACAAAACATTGACCCGGGAGGAACGCCGAAAGTTACTAGGTGTAGCATTGGCGGCAGTCGATAACAGGGTTCCCGTTTTGGCAGCTGTTAGGGAATCTGACACCATTCACAAGCTTGCACCTCTGGCTAAGGATGCTCAGAAGGAGGGTGCCCAGGCGATGACGATTATGCCTCCTTCCAATGAGCAAGGTTTTAACTGGGACGCTGCTAAAATGCGATTCGAGGAGGCCTGCTCGGCGAGTGATTTACCGGTAGTCATTTATCAAACCCGGTATGAAACGGACGTTCTCGTTCGCTTGGCAAAAACGTTTCCCGTAGTCGGAGTCAAAGAAGGTAGCAGAGACCCCTCGACTTTTGAGAGCAACCTTCGGGCATTGCGGGGTCTGAAACGCAATATTGCAGTTTGGTCCACCCATAGTAGGTGGTTACTTGCCGATTTGGCTATCGGTGCTGACGGAATTTTATCCGGCATGGGAAGTATTACTGCTGATCTTCACGTGGCCCTTGCTGAAGCCGTCCACCGTTCAGACTTAAATGCAGCTAGAAAAATCAATGATCAGATATTTCCCTTAACGCAGGTTTTCTATCGTCCGGGACAGAACGCCCATGTTCGCATGATGTATGCGCTCAAAAAGCTCGGCCGTCAAAAGCATGGCTTTGTGCGATCTCCCTATGAACCTCTCGACGCTGGTGAACGTTCCAGAATCGACCAGGCCCTGGTGCGGGGTGGGCTTTTGTAG